TTCCGCTATTGCAGGGTGCAAACATACCTCAAGGTACAGCCGTCTTGGCGGACAAAGGATATGCTTGCGGGGAAAATCGTTCCTACCTGCAAACCCATCACCTTCAAGACGGCATCATGCACAAGGCACAACGCAACAGGGCATTGACCGAGGAAGAGAAGCAACGAAACAAAGCAATCGGTCCGATACGGAGCACCATCGAACGCACCTTTGGCAGTATTCGCCGGTGGTTTCATGGCGGACGATGTCGATACCGGGGACTTGCCAAGACCCATACTCAAAACATTCTTGAAAGCATCGCCTTTAATTTATACAGAACCCCGGGGATAATTATGTCCTCATCCGTAGGATAAGGCATAACCCCCCTTGAGGAGCTCGTGCAAGTAGCTCCTCAAGGGGGGATTTACAACTACTTTCACTCCTTACTGCCACCCCTTTCACTCGCTCCTTTTATGCCAAGAACTCCTCTTCCCTCCATCTCCTTATTTTGCAAAGGTCTCCTTTTGTGATTCTCCGGCTGTATAATGATCGGGAAGAAGGGGCGGCTTCTAAGCCATTGGGCTTCAGATGTAGATAAAAAGCCATCTGAAAGCAATATAAGTGCCTGAAAAACGCTGTGTGGAAAATAAAACGCACTAATAACCAATGTGTTGTACCATTCCTTTATATCGAACTCACGTTTTATAAGGTGTTTATATTCCTTGTAATATATCGACTGCCTGACGGACCATGTCGGCCGATGTCTCGGGACGGCTGTATTCATCTATTTTCACCGTACCGCCCATACTGACTTCAGGCCGCCGAAATCGCATGCTACTCGGAATATCATGGCGCAAGGAACTGTGGAATTGGGTGATCCCGGTATGGCGAGCCAGTGTTTCTATATTGCCCAATCGTATACCGCAGCCGGCCATGATACCGATTCGTCCGGCAGCTTGTTTGTTTAGTGCTCCGATCATGTCCTTACCCTCCAATGCCGTAGGGGCACAACCGGACGTAAGTACACGATGGAAGCCGGTGGCAATCAGCTTTTCGAGCATCTCAAACGGAGCAGCACAGACATCGAAAGCTCGGTGAAAAGTGAGTTGCATCCCTTGCGCCTCTTTCAAAAGACGCGAATTTGCCTCCTCGTCATAGCCCCCCTCCGGTGTGAGACATCCAAAGACAACGCCTTCCATACCGAGGCTGCGGACTACACGAATATCGTAGCACATGGCTTCTATCTCCTCCGATGAGTAAACGAAATCCCCTGCACGCGGACGTATTATGACATGGATAGGAATAGCTATCAGACTGCGAGCCACAGCCATTTCTCCGGCAGAAGGTGTAGTACCGCCCTCAGGAATACCGGCACAAAGCTCTACACGAGTAGCCCCACCCAACTCGGCCTGCTGACAGCTGGTAGCCGAATTGGCACAAATTTCTAATTGCATCGCCATATTGTTAGAACCATTTTATTTTTCTGAAAACGACAAAGGCTATTATCGAAAGCAGGACGGACACGGCCACAATGATGAAGAAAGAATACTGAAACCCACTGCCTGCAATGGGCACATTCATTCCATAGAAACTGGCAATCAGTGTAGGGAGCATCAGTACGATGGAAATCGTGGTCATGCGCTTCATGATAGTATTCAGGTTGTTCGAAATCACTCCGCTCAGAGCTTCCGTCGTTCCGGAAAGGATGTCGCTATAGATATTCACAGTATTATAGGCCTGTCGCAGTTCTATTCGCACATCTTCCACCAGCTCTTCGTCGATCCGATTTTCTCCCGAAGCCCTTATTTTGCCCAGTACGGCTTCATTGCCGCGAATGGAAGTACTGAAGTAAACGAGAGTCTTCTGAAGCATCATCAGGTGAATGAGGTCTTCGTTGCGAATACTGCGTTCGAGTTCTCGCTCGGAGATGGTCACCTCATTGTTGATCTGTTTCAGGTACTTCAGGAACCACACGGCAGAAGAATAGATGAGCCTTAGTACCAGTTCTGTCCGGTTGAGGACTTTGATTCGTTTGCGCCGAGTGTGAAGTAGAAAGTCGGCGAGCATGGGAGCGCGATGGTAACATACGCTCACCGTTACATCCGATCGGGTAGCTATCCCCATCGGTACGGTAACGTAAGGCACACCGCTCAGGCGACTTTCGATAGGAATCCGCAAGATCGTCAGATGCCAGTCGCCATCATGCTCTACGCGTGGGCGTTCATCGGCATCCGCTATATCGGACAAAAAATCTTCGGGGACGTTAAGTGTGTCGATCAGAAACTTCATATCCTCTGCATCGGGAGTTTCGACACACACCCAGCAGTCTGCTCCGAAATCGGGCTTTTCCACAAAACCCTGTTCGGCGAAAAGGTATTTTTTCATTGCTGTACTTCCTCTTCTTTATGTGTTACGGCATTGCGCCGCACCTCCTCCGTCTATCGGGTAGCACAGCAATGCCGTCAGTTAATCTTTCTACGGCTCGACGGAGGGAATGGGTCTTCCATTGACTATGATTTGGTGAAATTAAAATCCGGCCAACCAATCGGTAATGCCGAAAAAATCAGCTCTACAAAGGTAAGATTATCACGCAAACGAAAAAGATGCTTTGCCTTCGGAGACCATTGTTTTTGCTCTGAAGCTATCGGCAAATGTGCTCATCCTGCAAAAAAGAAGAGGGCGACCCAAGAATATTTGGATCGCCCTCTGTTCTTTATGCTAACTTCATTCAGAGGGCTGTCGGCTCCTCCTGAAAAAAGTGTTGTCAGATCATATAACTTTATTTTTTGTCATCCAGGCTCGCACTGATGAAATTGCCTTGTGCATCGAACAGCAGGTCATACTCCCTGTTGTTGTAGACAATCTCTGCCTCGTATCTGCCATTGCCGTCGCCGAATACCGTATGTATCGTCCGGCAGGGCTCCATTTCGCGACGAGCCTTCACGTACACCATCTCATCGTAGTAAATATCGTGAGCGAAACGCATAGCCTCCTGTGGGGTAATCTTTCTATGAGTTTATAACCGAATCCATATACCGATTTGATCTCGATAGTCGCCCCTGCATCGTTCATCTGCTTGCGCAGATTTTTGATTTGAGCATAGACAAAGTCATAATTGTCCGCTTGGTCTATATAGTCTCCCCACACGGCTTCTGCCAGAGCGGCCTTGTCCACCAATCGGTTCGGTCGGGTCATCAGGTGATACAGGATATCGTATTCTTTTCGCTTCAATTCCAAGGGATGCCCCTTGACCGCAACTTCGAACCTGTCCGGTACCAAAGACACATTTCCGAGTTTGATTTCCATGGCTCCATGAGCCGTTTTGCGTCGGATAAGTCCTTTGATTCTGGCGTTCAATTCCAGGAGATGGAATGGCTTTGTCAGATAATCATCCGCACCCAGTTCGATCCCCTGCACCTTGTCCTCGATCGCGTCTTTGGCAGAGATGATGATCAGGTTCTCTGTTTTTCCTCTCTTTTTCAGTTCCTTCAAAAGGGTAAGCCCATTGCCGTCGGGCAGCATAATGTCCAGCAGGATACAGTCGTAGTCGTACACCAGCACCTTGTCCAGGCCTTCGTTCATCGTTGCAGCTGTCTCTACGATGTACCTTTCCCCGAGGAGAAACTTTTGGATAGTTTCCCTCAGATCCGGTTCATCTTCGATAATGAGGATTTTCATCTGGATAGCCCTGTTTGGATTGATCTTCTTTTACAAATATAACATGGTAAAACTGAATTTTTCCTGAAATAGCATGCTCTCCCTTTGCAGTCCCGGGATGTGCGGATATTTTACGCCTGTGTTTTGGGGACGAGGTGCAAATTCGGTGGCACTTTTTTATATCTTTGTCCCAAGACGATTTGCTCGAATCTCAGCAAACGAAGTCTTTCAATCACTTAAAAACAGATAGTTATGACAGTAAAGCGCGCAGTGCGAATAGCACTTCTCACGCTGATAGGCATTCTTTTTTCCTCACCTTCTCTTGTTCGGGCGCAAAGTCTTTTCAGCACCGAACATGTCTTGCAACTATACAACAAGATACTCTATGGAGAGTCAGCGGCGGATACCGTCGCAGAGAAAACGGCAGGTGAGTCGGCATTTCCTTTTATAGACAAACTCATCAACCTCGGCCGCACTTTCCTCGGCAAACCATATCGCTATCGCGGTCCTTCCCCATGGCCGATGGACTGCTCGGGCTATGTGTCTTACCTCTACTCCAAATTCGACATCAAACTCCCACGTGGTGCGGCAGCACAGAGCCAATATACGAATCCTATCGAGCG
This genomic stretch from Porphyromonas gingivalis ATCC 33277 harbors:
- a CDS encoding DNA methylase; its protein translation is MQVAPQGGIYNYFHSLLPPLSLAPFMPRTPLPSISLFCKGLLL
- a CDS encoding copper homeostasis protein CutC; protein product: MAMQLEICANSATSCQQAELGGATRVELCAGIPEGGTTPSAGEMAVARSLIAIPIHVIIRPRAGDFVYSSEEIEAMCYDIRVVRSLGMEGVVFGCLTPEGGYDEEANSRLLKEAQGMQLTFHRAFDVCAAPFEMLEKLIATGFHRVLTSGCAPTALEGKDMIGALNKQAAGRIGIMAGCGIRLGNIETLARHTGITQFHSSLRHDIPSSMRFRRPEVSMGGTVKIDEYSRPETSADMVRQAVDILQGI
- a CDS encoding magnesium transporter CorA family protein; this encodes MKKYLFAEQGFVEKPDFGADCWVCVETPDAEDMKFLIDTLNVPEDFLSDIADADERPRVEHDGDWHLTILRIPIESRLSGVPYVTVPMGIATRSDVTVSVCYHRAPMLADFLLHTRRKRIKVLNRTELVLRLIYSSAVWFLKYLKQINNEVTISERELERSIRNEDLIHLMMLQKTLVYFSTSIRGNEAVLGKIRASGENRIDEELVEDVRIELRQAYNTVNIYSDILSGTTEALSGVISNNLNTIMKRMTTISIVLMLPTLIASFYGMNVPIAGSGFQYSFFIIVAVSVLLSIIAFVVFRKIKWF
- a CDS encoding response regulator transcription factor, whose protein sequence is MKILIIEDEPDLRETIQKFLLGERYIVETAATMNEGLDKVLVYDYDCILLDIMLPDGNGLTLLKELKKRGKTENLIIISAKDAIEDKVQGIELGADDYLTKPFHLLELNARIKGLIRRKTAHGAMEIKLGNVSLVPDRFEVAVKGHPLELKRKEYDILYHLMTRPNRLVDKAALAEAVWGDYIDQADNYDFVYAQIKNLRKQMNDAGATIEIKSVYGFGYKLIERLPHRRLCVSLTIFTTMRWCT
- a CDS encoding C40 family peptidase, which encodes MTVKRAVRIALLTLIGILFSSPSLVRAQSLFSTEHVLQLYNKILYGESAADTVAEKTAGESAFPFIDKLINLGRTFLGKPYRYRGPSPWPMDCSGYVSYLYSKFDIKLPRGAAAQSQYTNPIEREDVRPGDLLFFKGRNARSNRIGHVALVVSVDEDDITMMHSRNSRGIVIEKLNRSAYFSRRLVSYGRVPGAKRVIPRKS